Proteins found in one Amycolatopsis aidingensis genomic segment:
- a CDS encoding fatty acid desaturase family protein, with protein MNSTDALAPGLPQGQAGYADLSRSVRAAGLLDRRRHHYLGRIVLNFLAFAVGGVAFVWLGDSWWQLFVAAFLALVFTQLAFIGHDAGHKQIFRGRRANDVTGFVHGGLVGLSYGWWIAQHTQHHANPNHETRDPDVDIPVLAFTLEQGHAKRGVVRWIAKHQAFLFFPLLLLEGLSLHWSSIRSVWGGGVRKPRLEKVLLVLHFAAYLTAVFVVLSPLTGIVFVLVHQCLWGVYMGCSFAPNHKGMPTLPEGHTLDFLRRQVLTSRNVRGGPWVDFALGGLNYQIEHHLFPNMPRPNLRHAQVIVQDFCLRHGIEYAQCGLLRSYRYVLEHLHAMGAPLRVSR; from the coding sequence ATGAACTCCACCGATGCCCTTGCGCCCGGGCTGCCGCAGGGGCAAGCCGGTTACGCCGATCTGTCACGGAGTGTGCGTGCGGCCGGGCTGCTGGACCGGCGCCGGCACCACTATCTGGGGCGGATCGTGCTCAACTTCCTCGCGTTCGCCGTGGGCGGGGTGGCCTTCGTCTGGCTGGGGGACTCCTGGTGGCAGCTGTTCGTCGCGGCTTTCCTCGCCCTGGTGTTCACCCAGCTGGCCTTCATCGGGCATGACGCGGGTCACAAGCAGATCTTCCGTGGCCGCAGGGCGAACGACGTCACCGGGTTTGTCCACGGTGGACTGGTCGGGCTCAGCTACGGCTGGTGGATCGCGCAGCACACCCAGCATCACGCCAACCCGAACCACGAGACCAGGGATCCGGATGTGGATATCCCGGTGCTGGCCTTCACCCTGGAGCAGGGTCATGCCAAACGCGGTGTGGTGCGGTGGATCGCGAAGCACCAGGCCTTCCTGTTCTTTCCGTTGCTCCTGCTGGAAGGCCTCAGCCTGCACTGGTCCAGCATCCGCTCGGTATGGGGCGGTGGAGTCCGTAAGCCCCGGCTGGAGAAGGTGCTGCTCGTGCTCCATTTCGCCGCGTACCTCACTGCGGTGTTCGTGGTGCTCTCCCCGCTGACCGGAATCGTGTTCGTGCTGGTGCACCAGTGCCTGTGGGGCGTCTACATGGGATGTTCCTTCGCGCCCAACCACAAGGGCATGCCTACCCTGCCGGAGGGGCACACCCTGGACTTCCTGCGCAGGCAGGTACTCACCTCCCGGAACGTGCGGGGTGGGCCCTGGGTGGATTTCGCGCTCGGTGGCCTGAACTACCAGATCGAGCACCACCTGTTTCCGAACATGCCACGGCCGAACCTGCGGCATGCTCAGGTGATCGTGCAGGACTTCTGTCTACGGCACGGGATCGAGTACGCCCAATGTGGACTGTTGCGCTCCTATCGTTACGTACTCGAGCACCTGCACGCGATGGGAGCCCCGCTGCGGGTGTCCCGCTGA